A region from the Pseudonocardia petroleophila genome encodes:
- a CDS encoding SRPBCC family protein, producing the protein MTTRLTTTDGRSVLRMERRLAHPPERVWSALVEADRLATWFPSGATIEPRVGGKVVFGFGGDGVVTDLDPPRLIAFTWETDHLRFELSPDGDGSLLLLVHTFDDRAGAASFAAGWDSCLAVLDGAGPVDHRVLHERYVEELGLSEPAVTGTAQAWEVRVERQLVHPVDEVRAVLDGEPWEFLEGTGHGARVRLVRSGAGAAERDRAVRDLRSAVTALVERLGGAPVTREPAVP; encoded by the coding sequence CCCGACTGACCACCACCGACGGACGGTCGGTGCTCCGGATGGAGCGCCGGCTCGCCCACCCGCCCGAGCGGGTCTGGTCCGCGCTCGTCGAGGCCGACCGCCTCGCGACCTGGTTCCCCAGCGGGGCGACGATCGAGCCCCGCGTCGGCGGGAAGGTCGTGTTCGGGTTCGGCGGCGACGGCGTCGTCACCGACCTGGACCCGCCGCGGCTGATCGCGTTCACCTGGGAGACCGACCACCTGCGCTTCGAGCTGAGCCCCGACGGCGACGGCTCGCTCCTGCTGCTCGTCCACACCTTCGACGACCGCGCGGGCGCGGCGAGCTTCGCCGCGGGGTGGGACTCCTGCCTCGCCGTGCTCGACGGGGCCGGTCCCGTCGACCACCGCGTGCTGCACGAGCGCTACGTCGAGGAGCTCGGGCTGTCGGAGCCCGCCGTCACCGGCACCGCGCAGGCGTGGGAGGTGCGCGTCGAGCGCCAGCTGGTGCATCCCGTCGACGAGGTGCGGGCCGTGCTGGACGGCGAGCCGTGGGAGTTCCTCGAGGGCACCGGGCACGGCGCGCGGGTGCGACTCGTCCGCTCGGGTGCCGGGGCGGCGGAGCGCGACCGCGCGGTCCGGGACCTGCGCTCGGCGGTGACGGCGCTCGTCGAGCGGCTCGGCGGCGCCCCGGTGACCCGGGAGCCGGCCGTCCCGTGA
- a CDS encoding GNAT family N-acetyltransferase gives MIADPVTVRPARPDEGPAVLAVLDDAAAWLAARGVAQWPAAFRPEYVEPSLGSGRMWLAESGDAAVATFALEWTDPLWVDAAGEDDGSAGYLHRFAVRRGHAGIGGTLLDWIDGEIRRHGRDRMRLDCDAANTRLRAYYADAGFEHRGDVLIPLEHVRWSSGQPLVSRYERPVVR, from the coding sequence ATGATCGCCGACCCGGTCACCGTCCGCCCCGCCCGGCCCGACGAGGGGCCCGCCGTGCTCGCCGTGCTCGACGACGCCGCGGCCTGGCTCGCCGCCCGCGGCGTCGCGCAGTGGCCGGCCGCCTTCCGGCCGGAGTACGTCGAGCCGTCGCTGGGATCGGGGCGGATGTGGCTGGCCGAGTCGGGCGACGCGGCGGTGGCGACGTTCGCGCTGGAGTGGACCGATCCGCTCTGGGTCGACGCCGCGGGCGAGGACGACGGGAGCGCCGGGTACCTGCACCGCTTCGCCGTCCGCCGCGGGCACGCCGGGATCGGCGGCACGCTGCTCGACTGGATCGACGGCGAGATCCGCCGCCACGGCCGCGACCGGATGCGGCTGGACTGCGACGCCGCCAACACCCGGCTGCGCGCCTACTACGCCGACGCCGGGTTCGAGCACCGCGGCGACGTGCTCATCCCGCTGGAGCACGTGCGCTGGTCGTCGGGGCAGCCGCTGGTCAGCCGCTATGAGCGCCCGGTGGTGCGCTGA
- a CDS encoding AAA family ATPase: MDLDPLVARVRAAAPRCGGTRLVCVDGPSGSGKTTLAGRLAAELACPVLHLDDVYPGWDGLAAAVPLLHDGVVAPLVAGRTATYRRWDWTRNGFAGTVTIGRPEVLVVEGAGSGARVIAAHAVLLVWLEAPRAERFRRGIARDGETYRPHWERWAAQEEAHFSAEGTRDRADVVLDTGPAQRTTGRS, from the coding sequence GTGGACCTCGACCCGCTCGTCGCCCGGGTCCGGGCCGCCGCGCCGCGGTGCGGCGGCACCCGGCTGGTGTGCGTCGACGGGCCGTCGGGGTCCGGGAAGACGACCCTCGCCGGGCGGCTGGCCGCGGAGCTGGCCTGCCCCGTCCTGCACCTCGACGACGTCTACCCCGGCTGGGACGGCCTCGCCGCCGCGGTGCCGCTGCTGCACGACGGGGTCGTCGCACCGCTGGTCGCGGGCCGGACGGCGACGTACCGGCGCTGGGACTGGACGCGGAACGGGTTCGCCGGGACCGTGACGATCGGCCGCCCGGAGGTGCTGGTCGTGGAGGGCGCGGGCAGCGGGGCGCGGGTCATCGCCGCGCACGCGGTGCTGCTGGTGTGGCTGGAGGCGCCGCGGGCCGAGCGGTTCCGGCGCGGCATCGCCCGCGACGGGGAGACCTACCGGCCGCACTGGGAGCGCTGGGCCGCGCAGGAGGAGGCGCACTTCTCCGCCGAGGGCACCCGCGACCGGGCCGACGTCGTCCTCGACACCGGCCCTGCTCAGCGCACCACCGGGCGCTCATAG
- a CDS encoding glycoside hydrolase family 16 protein has product MSAFDDRFPPPELDRSVWTPSYLPAWSSRAAAAASYRVDEEGLRLSIPDDHPVWCPDLHHPPLRVSAVQSGNWSGPVGSTRGQQPFREGLVVREEQPESRGFVPLHGRVEVECRAVLGPRSMFSAWLIGMEDRPDRCGEICLVEVFGDAIDDRGAALGTGIHPFRDPALHEEFSAEHRAIDVAQLHRYAVDRRPDGVDFLVDGEVVRRSAQSPAYPMLLIIGLFDFPDRAVPGTVEPPPELVVRRVVGTGPPIRPPDGDPPPAQPPTRRTA; this is encoded by the coding sequence GTGAGCGCCTTCGACGACCGCTTCCCGCCCCCGGAGCTGGACCGGTCGGTCTGGACCCCCTCCTACCTCCCGGCGTGGAGCTCGCGGGCCGCGGCCGCGGCGAGCTACCGGGTCGACGAGGAGGGCCTGCGGCTGTCGATCCCCGACGACCATCCCGTGTGGTGCCCCGACCTGCACCACCCGCCCCTGCGCGTGTCGGCCGTCCAGTCGGGTAACTGGTCCGGCCCGGTCGGGAGCACGCGGGGCCAGCAGCCCTTCCGCGAGGGCCTGGTGGTGCGCGAGGAGCAGCCGGAGTCGCGCGGCTTCGTGCCGCTCCACGGGAGGGTGGAGGTCGAGTGCCGCGCCGTGCTCGGGCCGCGGTCGATGTTCTCCGCCTGGCTGATCGGCATGGAGGACCGGCCCGACCGGTGCGGCGAGATCTGCCTCGTCGAGGTCTTCGGGGACGCGATCGACGACCGCGGCGCCGCGCTGGGGACCGGCATCCACCCGTTCCGGGACCCGGCGCTGCACGAGGAGTTCTCCGCCGAGCACCGCGCGATCGACGTGGCGCAGCTCCACCGGTACGCGGTCGACCGGCGCCCCGACGGCGTCGACTTCCTCGTCGACGGCGAGGTCGTCCGCCGCTCGGCGCAGTCGCCGGCGTACCCGATGCTGCTGATCATCGGCCTGTTCGACTTCCCGGACCGGGCGGTCCCCGGGACCGTCGAGCCGCCGCCGGAGCTGGTCGTGCGCCGGGTGGTCGGGACCGGCCCGCCGATCCGGCCGCCGGACGGCGACCCGCCCCCGGCCCAGCCGCCCACGAGGAGGACCGCGTGA
- a CDS encoding FadR/GntR family transcriptional regulator: MTAADPPTRRLGHGSVVQRVENALRDDLAYGRWQPGERLPSEAALARDLGVGRSSLREAIGVLSREGLLVVRQGSGTFAAEDPPRPEVPGLTRDDHAHTSQLVRRARIVEVYQVRRALEVEAARLAAENAGPDDVLALKAALERRQRSVGGDTAAFVEADTEFHRCVVAITGNSLLLALFDQFREPLGHALAALVDQEPLPDTADEHAALFDAISAGDPAAAAAATIENFDVIIELFRST; encoded by the coding sequence GTGACCGCCGCCGATCCGCCGACCCGCCGGCTCGGCCACGGCAGCGTCGTGCAGCGGGTCGAGAACGCCCTGCGCGACGACCTCGCCTACGGCCGGTGGCAGCCCGGTGAGCGGCTGCCGTCGGAGGCCGCGCTCGCCCGCGACCTGGGGGTGGGCCGGTCGTCGCTGCGGGAGGCGATCGGGGTGCTCAGCCGCGAGGGGCTGCTGGTCGTGCGGCAGGGTTCCGGGACGTTCGCCGCCGAGGACCCGCCCCGGCCCGAGGTCCCCGGGCTGACGCGCGACGACCACGCGCACACCTCCCAGCTGGTGCGCCGGGCCCGGATCGTGGAGGTCTACCAGGTCCGGCGGGCGCTGGAGGTCGAGGCGGCGCGGCTGGCGGCGGAGAACGCCGGGCCGGACGACGTGCTGGCCCTGAAGGCGGCGCTGGAGCGGCGCCAGCGCTCGGTCGGCGGCGACACGGCGGCCTTCGTCGAGGCCGACACCGAGTTCCACCGGTGCGTCGTCGCCATCACGGGCAACTCCCTGCTGCTGGCGCTGTTCGACCAGTTCCGCGAACCGCTGGGCCACGCCCTCGCCGCGCTGGTGGACCAGGAGCCGCTGCCGGACACCGCCGACGAGCACGCCGCTCTGTTCGACGCGATCAGCGCGGGGGACCCGGCCGCGGCGGCCGCGGCCACGATCGAGAACTTCGACGTGATCATCGAGCTGTTCCGCTCGACCTGA
- a CDS encoding amidohydrolase family protein yields the protein MYEKNGEKYFVVDSHSHFWNAGRDNWVPGAEHYAKGWIDCFYGYHQLGPPETHWDYEKFLRPTPEDVERDVFVEGHVDHTVFQSTYLREWYRDGFNTADQNAALLEKYGDRWIVNGRWDARDGEASWTEFTEDHERFGFKGVKLYTAEWNGDSRGYKLTDPECYRFLERTQELGIRNIHVHKGPTIWPLDKDAFDVADVDHAATDFPELNFIVEHVGLPRIEDFCFMAVQEPNVYAGLSVVVGGLMHARPKMFAKVMGELLFWVGEDKMLFGGDYNIWTPKWQVEGLVDWQMPDDEQFADYAKLTTATKKKILGLNAARLYDIPVPAELRLDEAAGAMA from the coding sequence ATGTACGAGAAGAACGGCGAGAAGTACTTCGTCGTCGACTCCCACAGCCACTTCTGGAACGCCGGACGGGACAACTGGGTGCCCGGCGCCGAGCACTACGCCAAGGGCTGGATCGACTGCTTCTACGGCTACCACCAGCTCGGCCCGCCCGAGACCCACTGGGACTACGAGAAGTTCCTCCGGCCGACGCCGGAGGACGTCGAGCGGGACGTCTTCGTCGAGGGCCACGTCGACCACACGGTCTTCCAGTCGACCTACCTGCGGGAGTGGTACCGCGACGGCTTCAACACCGCCGACCAGAACGCGGCGCTGCTGGAGAAGTACGGCGACCGGTGGATCGTCAACGGCCGCTGGGACGCCCGCGACGGCGAGGCGAGCTGGACGGAGTTCACCGAGGACCACGAGAGGTTCGGGTTCAAGGGCGTGAAGCTCTACACCGCGGAGTGGAACGGCGACTCCCGCGGCTACAAGCTCACCGACCCCGAGTGCTACCGCTTCCTCGAGCGGACCCAGGAGCTCGGCATCCGCAACATCCACGTCCACAAGGGCCCGACGATCTGGCCGCTGGACAAGGACGCGTTCGACGTCGCCGACGTCGACCACGCCGCCACCGACTTCCCGGAGCTCAACTTCATCGTCGAGCACGTGGGGCTGCCGCGCATCGAGGACTTCTGCTTCATGGCGGTGCAGGAGCCCAACGTCTACGCGGGGCTCTCGGTCGTCGTCGGCGGCCTGATGCACGCCCGGCCCAAGATGTTCGCGAAGGTCATGGGCGAGCTGCTGTTCTGGGTCGGCGAGGACAAGATGCTCTTCGGCGGCGACTACAACATCTGGACCCCGAAGTGGCAGGTCGAGGGCCTGGTCGACTGGCAGATGCCCGACGACGAGCAGTTCGCCGACTACGCGAAGCTCACCACGGCAACCAAGAAGAAGATCCTCGGCCTCAACGCCGCGCGCCTCTACGACATCCCGGTGCCGGCCGAGCTGCGGCTCGACGAGGCCGCGGGGGCCATGGCGTGA
- a CDS encoding iron-sulfur cluster assembly protein, with translation MNDLRARVWRALDTVLDPELDEPVTGLGFVESCAVSGDGVATVVLRLPTFFCAPNFSFLMVADAYDAVSAVAGVTRADVTLADHHASTEINGGVAAQSGFVGAFAGSDQGEATAELDELRRRFFRKAALAGQDRVARSLVDGGAGPDELAATVLGDVPASAELDRMRHRRAVLGLPHGDDAPLLLHADGTGVTAAQVPLHLRRARLQRVGIEANGAYCRDLLRTRYPAVGS, from the coding sequence GTGAACGACCTGCGCGCCCGGGTGTGGCGCGCGCTGGACACGGTGCTCGACCCGGAGCTGGACGAGCCCGTCACCGGGCTCGGCTTCGTCGAGTCGTGCGCCGTGTCCGGGGACGGGGTGGCCACCGTCGTGCTGCGGCTGCCCACGTTCTTCTGCGCGCCGAACTTCTCGTTCCTCATGGTCGCCGACGCCTACGACGCGGTGTCGGCGGTCGCGGGCGTCACGCGCGCCGACGTCACCCTGGCCGACCACCACGCCTCCACCGAGATCAACGGCGGCGTGGCGGCGCAGTCCGGGTTCGTCGGGGCGTTCGCGGGCTCCGACCAGGGCGAGGCCACCGCCGAGCTCGACGAGCTGCGGCGGCGGTTCTTCCGCAAGGCCGCGCTGGCCGGTCAGGACCGGGTGGCGCGGAGCCTCGTCGACGGCGGGGCCGGGCCGGACGAGCTGGCCGCCACCGTGCTCGGTGACGTGCCGGCGTCGGCCGAGCTGGACCGGATGCGGCACCGCCGCGCCGTACTGGGGCTGCCGCACGGCGACGACGCGCCGCTGCTGCTGCACGCCGACGGCACGGGCGTCACCGCGGCGCAGGTGCCGCTGCACCTGCGCCGGGCGCGGCTGCAGCGCGTCGGCATCGAGGCGAACGGGGCGTACTGCAGGGACCTGCTGCGCACCCGCTACCCGGCCGTCGGATCCTGA
- a CDS encoding sulfite exporter TauE/SafE family protein — MDPRVALLAFGAGLVVAVVTTPVGVSGAVFLLPVQLDVLRVPSPAVTPTNLLFNVVSTPGALLRHRSTGSLTGPLTRRLLAGTLPGVVIGTVARVHLAPGDRVFRVLAAAVLLPLGLWLCTRRRDRPPRAHPIGSRAVTAMGLAAGVVGGVYGIGGGSLLGPLLVGAGLSVATVAPAALATTFVTSVAGVGTYGLLSLTTQGPVGPDWGVGLLCGAGGLIGGYLGARLQPRVPETALRVLLGALAVGLAVVYLVRAAHAG; from the coding sequence ATGGATCCGCGGGTCGCGCTGCTGGCGTTCGGCGCCGGCCTGGTCGTGGCCGTCGTCACGACCCCGGTCGGCGTCTCCGGCGCGGTGTTCCTGCTCCCGGTCCAGCTCGACGTCCTGCGCGTCCCGAGTCCCGCCGTCACCCCGACCAACCTGCTGTTCAACGTCGTCTCCACGCCCGGGGCGCTGCTGCGCCACCGCAGCACCGGGTCGCTCACCGGGCCGCTGACCCGCCGGCTACTGGCGGGGACGCTGCCCGGCGTCGTGATCGGGACGGTGGCGCGGGTCCACCTGGCCCCCGGCGACCGCGTCTTCCGGGTGCTCGCCGCCGCGGTCCTGCTGCCGCTGGGCCTGTGGCTGTGCACCCGCCGCCGGGACCGGCCACCGCGGGCGCACCCGATCGGCTCCCGGGCCGTCACGGCGATGGGCCTCGCCGCGGGCGTCGTCGGGGGCGTCTACGGCATCGGCGGCGGGTCCCTGCTCGGGCCGCTCCTGGTGGGGGCGGGGCTCTCCGTCGCGACCGTCGCCCCGGCGGCCCTCGCGACCACCTTCGTCACCTCGGTCGCCGGGGTCGGCACCTACGGGCTGCTGTCGCTGACGACGCAGGGCCCGGTCGGCCCGGACTGGGGCGTCGGGCTCCTCTGCGGGGCCGGCGGGCTGATCGGGGGCTACCTCGGGGCCCGCCTGCAGCCGCGGGTCCCCGAGACGGCGCTGCGCGTCCTGCTCGGCGCGCTGGCCGTGGGCCTGGCGGTCGTCTACCTCGTCCGGGCGGCCCACGCGGGCTGA
- a CDS encoding long-chain fatty acid--CoA ligase, with product MLGLMQDRPLTLTHVFHRAEQYFGHKDVVTAAADGESSTTIAEWAVRVRRLATVLDTLGVSGDGRVGTFCWNTGRHLELYLAAPCTGRVLHTLNIRLFPEQLVYIANHAEDEVVFVDRSLVPLLAPLADKLETVRTFVVIDDGADVPVPDGWLDYEELLAAAEPFAGTFVVEDENTAAAMCYTSGTTGNPKGVVYSHRSAVLHSLITLTADAFGLSERDVVLPVVPMFHANAWGLPYGCLLAGATMVFPGPNMTPQAIVSMLERHRVTITGGVPTIWMGMLPLTEGRDLSALRQILCGGSAVPRSLSESYREKVGIPITQAWGMTETSPIATMSTPRSHHDALTEDQRADVRARQGQPAPFVDIRLVDPDTGEVQPWDDVATGEIQAAGAWIAKEYYRGEGGGAQFTEDGWLRTGDVGTGDRYGFVRLVDRTKDLIKSGGEWIGSVELENEIMAHPKVAEAAVIAIPSERWVERPLACVVVAPGETVTAEEIIEFLTPRVAKWWLPDAVEFIDEVPKTSVGKFSKKTLREKFGGYQVAGPTSHDGA from the coding sequence ATGCTCGGCCTCATGCAGGACCGCCCCCTCACCCTCACCCACGTGTTCCACCGGGCCGAGCAGTACTTCGGGCACAAGGACGTCGTCACCGCGGCCGCCGACGGCGAGTCGAGCACGACCATCGCCGAGTGGGCGGTGCGGGTGCGCAGGCTCGCGACCGTCCTCGACACCCTCGGCGTGTCGGGCGACGGCCGGGTCGGCACGTTCTGCTGGAACACGGGCCGCCACCTGGAGCTCTACCTGGCCGCGCCGTGCACCGGCCGCGTGCTGCACACCCTCAACATCCGGCTGTTCCCCGAGCAGCTCGTCTACATCGCCAACCACGCCGAGGACGAGGTCGTCTTCGTCGACCGCTCGCTGGTCCCGCTGCTCGCGCCGCTGGCCGACAAGCTGGAGACGGTCCGGACCTTCGTCGTGATCGACGACGGCGCCGACGTGCCGGTCCCCGACGGCTGGCTCGACTACGAGGAGCTGCTCGCCGCGGCCGAGCCCTTCGCGGGCACGTTCGTCGTCGAGGACGAGAACACCGCAGCGGCCATGTGCTACACCTCCGGCACCACGGGCAACCCCAAGGGCGTGGTCTACAGCCACCGCTCGGCGGTGCTGCACTCGCTGATCACGCTGACGGCCGACGCGTTCGGCCTGTCCGAGCGCGACGTCGTGCTGCCGGTGGTCCCGATGTTCCACGCGAACGCCTGGGGCCTGCCCTACGGCTGCCTGCTCGCCGGCGCGACGATGGTCTTCCCCGGGCCCAACATGACCCCGCAGGCGATCGTCTCGATGCTGGAGCGGCACCGCGTCACGATCACCGGAGGGGTCCCCACCATCTGGATGGGGATGCTGCCGCTGACCGAGGGCCGCGACCTGTCGGCGCTGCGCCAGATCCTCTGCGGCGGCTCGGCGGTGCCGCGGTCGCTGTCGGAGTCCTACCGGGAGAAGGTCGGCATCCCGATCACGCAGGCCTGGGGCATGACCGAGACCAGCCCGATCGCGACGATGTCCACCCCGCGCAGCCACCACGACGCCCTCACCGAGGACCAGCGCGCCGACGTCCGCGCCCGTCAGGGCCAGCCGGCGCCGTTCGTCGACATCCGGCTCGTCGACCCCGACACCGGCGAGGTCCAGCCCTGGGACGACGTCGCCACCGGCGAGATCCAGGCCGCCGGGGCGTGGATCGCCAAGGAGTACTACCGCGGCGAGGGCGGCGGGGCCCAGTTCACCGAGGACGGCTGGCTGCGCACCGGCGACGTCGGCACCGGCGACCGCTACGGCTTCGTCCGGCTGGTCGACCGCACCAAGGACCTCATCAAGTCCGGCGGCGAGTGGATCGGCTCGGTCGAGCTGGAGAACGAGATCATGGCGCACCCCAAGGTCGCCGAGGCCGCGGTCATCGCGATCCCGAGCGAGCGGTGGGTCGAGCGCCCGCTCGCCTGCGTCGTGGTGGCGCCCGGGGAGACCGTCACGGCCGAGGAGATCATCGAGTTCCTCACGCCGCGGGTCGCGAAGTGGTGGCTGCCCGACGCGGTGGAGTTCATCGACGAGGTGCCGAAGACGAGCGTCGGCAAGTTCTCGAAGAAGACGCTGCGCGAGAAGTTCGGCGGGTACCAGGTGGCCGGGCCGACGAGCCACGACGGGGCCTGA
- a CDS encoding glutamate mutase L: MTPARPRTAAAVCLDVGSTWTKAVLVHPDGGLGGFAEHPTTTGDVLAGMDATVRAVSAVGGSADEPELLACSSAGGGLRLAVVGSDRLTATEAGHRVAVSAGAHVVHVHSGPLEPADVRALRNAKPGVVLLLGGSDGDDPAPLLHNAGRLARARIRPPILLAGNADGRAEALATLLATGRTVVSCENVLPRLGEIVPGPARAALVALYQRHALGGRGPAVAPRFRRLVRVVTPDAVGRGAAELARIRRDRVLLVDVGCATTDVHSADGRDGAEGGARRTVEGDLGVRAAAGGVLLEGQAEGVVDPVEADLLAPTVARMASEVGYVPSNAGSAAEDRRIAALASVVAVRRHLRAEAGAADGIGLVVLTGGVFRQRGPGNGLAAVIATLRSDPVLASALADVEVVVDSDFTVAPAGLLATHGRTDAAEALLRDHLLG, translated from the coding sequence GTGACGCCCGCCCGCCCCCGCACCGCCGCCGCGGTGTGCCTCGACGTGGGGTCGACGTGGACCAAGGCGGTGCTCGTCCACCCCGACGGCGGGCTGGGCGGGTTCGCCGAGCACCCCACCACCACCGGTGACGTCCTGGCCGGCATGGACGCGACGGTCCGCGCGGTCTCGGCGGTCGGCGGGTCGGCCGACGAGCCGGAGCTGCTGGCCTGCTCGTCGGCGGGCGGCGGCCTGCGGCTGGCCGTCGTCGGGTCCGACCGGCTCACGGCCACCGAGGCCGGGCACCGCGTCGCGGTGTCGGCGGGGGCGCACGTCGTGCACGTCCACTCGGGCCCGCTCGAGCCGGCCGACGTCCGCGCGCTGCGCAACGCCAAGCCCGGCGTGGTCCTGCTCCTCGGCGGGTCCGACGGCGACGACCCGGCCCCGCTGCTGCACAACGCGGGCCGCCTCGCCAGGGCCCGGATCCGCCCGCCGATCCTGCTCGCCGGCAACGCCGACGGCCGCGCCGAGGCCCTCGCCACCCTGCTCGCCACCGGCCGCACCGTCGTGAGCTGCGAGAACGTGCTGCCCCGCCTCGGGGAGATCGTGCCCGGCCCGGCCCGCGCCGCACTCGTCGCGCTCTACCAGCGCCACGCCCTCGGCGGCCGCGGCCCGGCCGTCGCCCCCCGCTTCCGGCGGCTGGTGCGGGTGGTCACCCCCGACGCCGTGGGCCGCGGCGCCGCGGAGCTCGCGCGCATCCGGCGCGACCGCGTCCTGCTCGTCGACGTCGGGTGCGCCACGACCGACGTCCACTCCGCCGACGGCCGCGACGGCGCCGAGGGCGGCGCACGGCGCACCGTCGAGGGCGATCTCGGCGTCCGCGCCGCGGCGGGCGGGGTGCTCCTGGAGGGCCAGGCCGAGGGCGTCGTCGACCCGGTGGAGGCCGACCTGCTGGCCCCCACCGTCGCGCGGATGGCCAGCGAGGTCGGCTACGTGCCGAGCAACGCGGGCAGCGCAGCGGAGGACCGCCGGATCGCCGCGCTCGCGTCGGTCGTCGCCGTGCGCAGGCACCTGCGGGCCGAGGCCGGGGCGGCCGACGGCATCGGGCTCGTCGTGCTCACCGGGGGCGTGTTCCGCCAGCGCGGGCCGGGCAACGGCCTCGCCGCGGTGATCGCCACCCTGCGGTCGGACCCGGTGCTCGCCTCCGCGCTCGCCGACGTCGAGGTGGTCGTCGACTCCGACTTCACCGTGGCGCCGGCCGGGCTGCTCGCCACGCACGGCCGCACCGACGCGGCGGAGGCCCTGCTGCGCGACCACCTGCTGGGCTGA
- the ahcY gene encoding adenosylhomocysteinase, whose product MSVDTTADPTGKLQNRNGIDFAVADLSLHEFGRKEIRLAENEMPGLMELRTEYAEARPLHGARIVGSLHMTIQTAVLIETLVSLGAEVRWVSCNIFSTQDHAAAAIVVGSGTPEEPKGVPVFAWKGETLEEYWWCTEQLFLFRDESGEVVGPNMILDDGGDATLLIHKGVEYEKTGVVPTVEDEDLTVSDEYRIILDTLRRSLTADPQRWTKVASDIRGVTEETTTGVHRLYQLAEQGSLLFPAINVNDSVTKSKFDNVYGIRHSLVDGLNRATDVLIGGKVALVCGFGDVGKGSAAALAGQGARVIVSEVDPICALQALLQGFQVATLDSVIEKADIVVTTTGNKDIITTDAMKRMKHQAIVANVGHFDNEIDVAGLGRIPGIIKINIKPQVDEWVFPDGHSIILLSEGRLMNLGNATGHPSFVMSNSFANQVIAQVELFTKHEEYNNDVYRLPKHLDEKVAKIHVLALGGELTKLSKDQAEYIGVDVEGPFKPEHYRY is encoded by the coding sequence ATGTCCGTCGACACCACCGCCGACCCCACCGGCAAGCTGCAGAACCGCAACGGCATCGACTTCGCCGTCGCCGACCTCTCGCTCCACGAGTTCGGCCGCAAGGAGATCCGGCTGGCCGAGAACGAGATGCCCGGTCTGATGGAGCTGCGCACCGAGTACGCCGAGGCGCGTCCGCTGCACGGCGCCCGGATCGTCGGCTCGCTGCACATGACCATCCAGACCGCGGTGCTCATCGAGACCCTGGTCAGCCTGGGCGCGGAGGTCCGCTGGGTCTCCTGCAACATCTTCTCCACCCAGGACCACGCCGCGGCGGCGATCGTCGTCGGCTCCGGTACCCCCGAGGAGCCCAAGGGCGTCCCGGTGTTCGCCTGGAAGGGCGAGACGCTGGAGGAGTACTGGTGGTGCACCGAGCAGCTGTTCCTGTTCCGTGACGAGTCCGGCGAGGTCGTCGGCCCGAACATGATCCTCGACGACGGCGGCGACGCGACCCTGCTGATCCACAAGGGCGTCGAGTACGAGAAGACCGGTGTGGTCCCGACCGTCGAGGACGAGGACCTGACGGTCTCCGACGAGTACCGGATCATCCTCGACACGCTGCGCCGCTCGCTGACCGCCGACCCGCAGCGCTGGACGAAGGTCGCCTCCGACATCCGGGGCGTGACCGAGGAGACCACCACCGGCGTCCACCGGCTCTACCAGCTGGCCGAGCAGGGGTCGCTGCTGTTCCCGGCGATCAACGTCAACGACTCGGTCACCAAGAGCAAGTTCGACAACGTCTACGGCATCCGGCACTCGCTGGTCGACGGTCTCAACCGGGCCACCGACGTCCTGATCGGCGGCAAGGTGGCGCTGGTCTGCGGCTTCGGCGACGTGGGCAAGGGCTCGGCGGCCGCGCTGGCCGGGCAGGGTGCACGGGTGATCGTGTCCGAGGTCGACCCGATCTGCGCGCTGCAGGCGCTGCTGCAGGGCTTCCAGGTCGCGACGCTGGACTCGGTGATCGAGAAGGCCGACATCGTCGTGACGACCACGGGCAACAAGGACATCATCACGACCGACGCGATGAAGCGGATGAAGCACCAGGCGATCGTGGCCAACGTGGGTCACTTCGACAACGAGATCGACGTGGCCGGGCTGGGCCGGATCCCGGGCATCATCAAGATCAACATCAAGCCGCAGGTCGACGAGTGGGTGTTCCCGGACGGGCACTCGATCATCCTGCTGTCCGAGGGCCGCCTGATGAACCTGGGCAACGCCACCGGCCACCCGTCGTTCGTGATGAGCAACAGCTTCGCCAACCAGGTCATCGCCCAGGTGGAGCTGTTCACCAAGCACGAGGAGTACAACAACGACGTCTACCGCCTGCCCAAGCACCTCGACGAGAAGGTCGCGAAGATCCACGTCCTGGCGCTGGGCGGCGAGCTGACGAAGCTGTCGAAGGACCAGGCCGAGTACATCGGCGTGGACGTCGAGGGCCCGTTCAAGCCGGAGCACTACCGCTACTGA